The region GCACACCCGCCAAGTGGCCTGTTGGCAGAAGAAAGCGCGAAGTTCTCGCGGGAGCCGAACAGGTTTTAGCTGCTCGTCGTCGGGAACTGTGGCGGCGTCTCGCGGAGGACACGTGATTCGACTGCTGCCCTCGATCAGCCGGGCGGTGGGTAGGGATCGTGGCCAGGTGGCACGGTGCGCTTGTCGCGGACCTTGCCGTCGGTGCCGTGGATGACGAGTTCACCGCCACCGTCGCGGACGAGTTGCTCGTGCGCCGTTGCGACCGCTTCTTCTTGGGTGGTGGTGTGCCCCGGCGAGTCGTGGCCGACCGGGTCGGTCACCTGCCACCCACCATCTGGATGCGGAGCTACGTGCCGGGTAGCCATCGCCGATCCCCCTCACCTTGCATGTGCGGCCACTGGTTCCCGGCATACCCGGTCGCGCCGACTCCGAACCACCGGCGTTCGCCGCGCAAGTGCCCCGCAGGGGCATGCACAGCGGCGGGGGCGCGGTTGAGGGCGTAGCTGATCAGGTCCGGCGTTCTGATCCTGGCAGGATGGTGCTGAGATCGCTCAGCCGCCGACAACCAGTCGGCTACATCATCGTGATCAACGGCTGCCCCCCACCTCGCCACGTGGTCCAAAGAGGACGTCGCAAGCTTCTGCGACGCCGAGTGGTCAGCGGCCTGTTTGTGCGGACTCCATGAGGTTTTTGAACGAGTCGAGGGCTCGCTCGATCTTCTTCTGCGGGTCGGCGAACAAGGTGGCAGCCACTTCGCCAGCAGTTCCACCGGGCGCGTCGTACTGCAAGCTCACCTCGACACCGGTCGTGTCGCCGTGGTCGTCGAAGCGCACAACGCCCGCGTTGGCCACGGTGGTGCTCTTCGCCGTCCCTTCCTCCATCGATTTCCAGGCCACCTTGCGGCCCGGTTCGTCCTCGACGATCCGGGCGTCCCACTCGACCTTCTTGCCTGCCGGGCCGGTCACGACCCAGTGAGTGTCGCCGGCCTGGCCGGTGATCGGCTCCACCCGCTCGACGTCAGGGAAGATCTCGGGAACGTGCGTCAACGGCCGCCACCAGTCGTAGCACCGTTGGGCAGGTGCGTTGATTTCCAGATAGTGCGCTGCCGATCCCATCGGACGTTCTCCGCTCTGTCGGAAGGTGTGACCCCACATTGACTACCCATCAGCGTCGCGGAAAAACCAGAATCGGCCCCCTACAGGATCACGCGGTCGGAGCCACGGACGTCACGTCATGGTCATGGGATTGATGTTCTACCGTCGCGCATCCTGGTACAGCTGCTTCTTGGTCCGGCAACCGGGCCCGTACCGGCCGGATCCGTCTTGCTCTGCTGTTTCGCCCGACCGCGTTGAGCCGGTCCTCGTCGAAGGTTCGTGCGGCGATCTACTCGGTGTGCCGGGCACGTCCCCTTTCGAAGCACCACGTTTCCGAGATCGCCTCCCCGCCAGGACGGTTCGGTGCCTCGATCCCTGCTTCGAAGGCCCGCAGCGGCGAAGTCCTGCTGGCATGGGCGATGAACCACGCTTGGCTGCCGGCCGTGCACGGGGCACCCTGCCCTGCGAGACCCGTTGCGGGGGCGCAGGCTGGAGGCGCGCCCGAAGCGCCTCCGGTCAGGGCGTCGTGCGGAGTCCTCGTGGGAGCTCGATGAGATTCAGCGCGGCGTGGTCTGCGGGATGCAGCTGTTGAACACGAGCCGGCCGGCGCGTGAACGTGCCCGGAAGCACCGAGGTGGCTCGGAGCGCACTGGGGCGAGGTGAGGCCTGATGGCGGTGAGGCGGTCTCGCACGGACCGGCTAGCCCTGCCTGATCGGCGCCTTCGCCATCAATAAACAACCATGCACAGGCGCCTGTGCCGATGCGCAGTGCGCTCCGCGCAAGGCGCGAGGGAGGATGGTCATGTTCTTTCATGTGCAACGCATGATCAATGAGATCGTGCCGGACGAGCCCGACCCGGGCGCGGCCAATGCCCTGCAGGAAGGCTTGGGTGGCCAGTTCGGCGAGATGCGGACGATGTTGCAGTACCTGTTCCAGAGCTTCAACTTCCGCAATGCGGAAGCAAAACCATACCGTGACCTGTTGCACGGAATTGGCACCGAGGAGATCAGCCATGTAGAGCTGATCGCGACCACCATCGCGCGGCTCACCGACGGATCTCCGCGCTACCAGGGGTCACCGACCGCCCTCGACGAACCTGCCGCCGGGGGTGTCACCCCGCTGTCGAATGCATTGTCCCAGGGGAACATCCATCATTTCCTCGTCGGGGCCCAAGGGGCCTTGCCAGTGGATGCCGTGGGCAACCCATGGTCCGGTTCCTACGTTTACAACAGCGGGAACCTGGTGCTGGATCTGCTGTACAACTTGATGCTCGAGTCGACCGGGCGGTTGCAGAAGTGCCGGATCTACGAGATGAGCTCGAATCGCACGTTGCGCTCCACGGTGGCCTATTTGATCGTGCGTGACCAGGCCCACGAGAACGCCTACGCCCGAGCCCTGGAAACCTTGGGGGTCGACTGGGGGAAAGTGCTGCCGATCCCCAAGACGCGGGCGGAGCGATACCCGGAAGTTGCGGCGTTGCTGGAGCAAGGTCTGGAGAACAAGCAGTACACCTTCGACCTCGACCACCTTTCCGAGGCGGGCAAGATTTTCCGGGAGGCGTCGCCCTCGGATGATGATGGCACGCTGACCACGGCACAGGCTCCGGAAGGCGTTCCCATCGAGATCGCCGACCCTCGTCCCGAGGAGTTCGCCCCGGGCCTTGATCCCGCGCTGCTCGAGCTTGTGCAGGCCACGGCGGAACAGGAACTCGCTGAGGCCGACGAGCCGTGGCGCTACGGGCCCACCAGCTAGCCGGTATGACGCCGTAACCACCTCCAAGAACGACTGCCAACCGAAGCGCGCGCCGACCGGCTGGGCCGCATGGCCCCGAATGTCGGCGGGAAACACAGCGGGCAGGGTTGACGGCGCGCTAGTGCGGAGTCGGGGAGAAGAAACGCCAACCTCTGCGACGTAGGGCATAGATCAGCCGTACCAGACCGGCCTCGCTGTTGCTCTGGAGCGCAGCAGTGCCGCTATGGGCGGACCCTGAGGTTTAGCCGGTGTGAGAGCAGGAAATCGTTAATACGCGAGGGTCCTGAGCCGATTTCCTCGGAGGAAGCATCATGTCACCCGAAACACGGCAGCGTGGCGACCTGATCGACGAACTGGTCACCGACCACCGCGAGGTCGAGCAGGCGTTTGCGGACTACGAACGTGGCGGCCTGTCCGATGAGCAACGTCGCAGCTTGGTCGATCACATCATCACCGAGCTCGTACGCCATTCCGTCGCAGAGGAGCAGTACCTCTACCCTGCCGCGCGGCAAACTCTGCCCGACGGCGCCGAACTCGCCGACCATGAGATCGCCGAACACGCAGAGGCCGAGGAGTTGATGAAGCGCCTGGAGGGGCTGAACCCCACGGACGCGGATTTCGACCACCTGACGCGGCAGTTGATCGACGAGGTCCGCCATCACGTCGAGGAGGAAGAACGCGATCTGTTCCCACGTCTAAAGCAGGCGTGTACGCGGGAACAGCTAGATGAGCTGGGCGACAAGATAACGTCAGCGAAGAAGGTCGCACCCACCCGTCCGCACCCCTCCGCGCCAGATCGTCCGCCAGCCAATATGCTGCTTGACCCTGGAGTAGGTTTGATCGACCGAATGCGGGACGCCCTTTCCCATCGCGGTCGATGACGTCGAAGGACGTAGACACCGGGATACGTTCCTCGGTGCGCGGGCTCAGCGATCGGCAGAGAGTGGCGATAGACACCTTGCTCACGCCGGATGTGTTGCCCAGGACGATTCCAAGGCAGTTTGATGAGATGACCGCTGCCACTGGTATTTGGCATTGCAGGGGAGCGGGAACGGCTCGAATGCGTCCTTGCCAGCAACGTCGGCTCTGGGCAGTCCGCCTGCGGGAACGCCTGTGAGGAGTGGTTGGCGTGAATGAGTCGCACATGGTGTGGCTGACTCGGGAGGCTTATGAGCGGCTGCAATGCGAGCTGCACGAGCTGCTCGCGCACCGCCCGATCATCGCCGCGGAGATCGACGCGCGTCGGCAGGAAGGCGATCTCCGGGAAAACGACGCTTACCGTGCGGTCAGGGAGGAACAGGGCAATGAGGAAGCCCGGATCCGGCAGCTGCAACAGCTGTTGCGGGACGCGAAGGTCGAGGAGCGTCCGACGGCTGGTGGTGTCGTCGAGCCGGGGATGGTCATCACGGTGCGCTACGAGGACAACGACACTGAAACGTTTCTTCTGGCGACGCGAGCGGCGGGCATGCACGGCGACCTGGAGGTCTACTCACCGGAGTCGCCGCTCGGCCACTCGTTGCTGGGAGCGCGGAAAGGGGAGACTCGGGAGTATGAGCTTCCCGACGGGCGCAGCATGCGGGTGAAACTGGTCGATGCGGTGCCCTACCAAGCCTGATCCGTTCGACCCGGTGCGCCGTTCGCGTCGGTTGTTTCAATGGACCAGACCATGGCACCGATCGTGATAGCCACCGCCACTGCTTCCGGTCGACGCTGACGAGACATTGGCCGCACCAACGAGCCGCAAGAGTTCGGTGGAGTGCATTTCGGCAACCCGGCTCGATCGGTGGCGGCGCTCGACCGAATCGCTCGTTATGCGGCGGGTAAGCGCGGACATCGCCAGTCGGAGGACAGCAGACGGTTGATCGTCATCGCTTCACATGGCGCTAACACGGTTCCTGGTCGTGGCGCGCCAGAAGCGAGCTCTGGTTGTGGGCCCATCGGTCGAGCAGCAGTGCTTCGAGTTTGGCGGCCAGGTGGGTGCTGGCGCGGATGCCGAATACGACGTCGGTCGCGAGTTCTGGCTCGGCCTTCAGCAAGGGCGCAAGGACACCCCGTCTGACCAGTTGTTCGTGGACCGCGTCGGCTTCGATGTGCTCGGCGTAGAACTCCGTTGCCTCCGGGCTGCAGCCCAGCCGTCGCATCGCCTGGACGAGGCGATCAGAGCCAGGAGAGGAGGTGAGCTCGACTGTGGCGAACTGGCCCAGCAAGGCGCCCCTCAGATCGCGGTGTAGTCCGCACATCGACATCAGATTGACTTCGGCGAGTGTTTCGGCCGGCACGGAATCGAGGTAGGCGCCGTAGCGGTCCTCCATGCCGAGGGCCCGCATCATCCTGGAAAAGAGGTGGGAGTGCATGCGCTCGGGGGCGCCAGCACCGTATTCGTCATGTTCAATGGTGACCAAGGCGGCCTTGGCCGCTCCGGAGAGCCGGGGAATTACCCAGGCTTGGGGGTCGGCTTCCTTGAGGTGGTACAGCGACCGGTGTGCTACGTACTCGCGTAGCTGCCACAGCTGCCCGTCACGACGGAGGCAGTGCGTGATGCCCCAGGCATCGGCGAGAAGGCTTCGCAGTTCGGCTTCCACGTCATCGCCTGCGGGGACATCCGCACGCAGCGCGGCGAGAAATATCCGCTCCAGCTCTTGGCGGAGCGCCAACAGCGTGGGGTTCCATTCCAATTCGGGGTCGACACCGCGAAAGCCGCGGTAGTGCAGCTCGTAAAGGCAGTAGAGGGCGAGCTGCAGGTCTTGACCGTAGGCTTCGATGTCGTACTGGGGCAGTGCCGGAGCGAGCCTGCCGCGAAGGGCTTCGAGAACTTCGGCTGATAGGGGGCCACGGGCGCCGGGCAGTTCTGGGGTCTCAGCGCCGCTGATCGGTTTCGGTCTGGTCTTGGTGGTCATCGTGCTCCCTCCGGCGGCTTCGGGCGCAGCGGCGATGGCTGGTGTCGCACATCGGGTAGCGACGACTCCGCCGGCATGTGCACAGAGCCGTGACCGCGCGTTCGCAGCGCACGCGCCGTCCGTCTGGTGTGAACAGTTCGACCGGGCCGTGGATGAGAACAGGTCCCTCCCCGGTGATCTCGACCCGTGTGGGGAAGCGGTCAGCCACGGTAGGCCTCCACGACGACGATTTCCTCTTCTCGGCGGCCGGGCTCCAACAGGCCGCGATCTTCGAGGAGCGCGGCGCGGGCTCGCATTACCGGACCGAACGGCACGATCGATCGCGCCACAACTTGTGCTCGCAGGCCAACTTCCGCCAGGCGCGCCGCGGTCGCGTTCTCATTGCACACCTCGGATTGCACGATCAAGGCCATTCCGCCGCTGGTGAGTGCCTGAGCAGACCCCGCGCAGATTCGGTCGAGTATCTGCCTGCCGTCGACCCCGGCGTCCCAGCAGCGGGCGAGCCGGTGGCGGGGGAGCGTCGAAGTGGATGCGGGCACGTAGGGCGGGTTTGCCAGCAGAAGATCGAACTGCTTACCCTGCACGGGTTCGAAAAGGTCACCGCGGCGAACGTGGACCGAGATTCGGTGCGCCCGGGCGTTGAGCCAAGTCGCGGCGATAGATCGCAGGGACAGGTCGACTGCCGTGACCGATGCGGCTCCGGCGCGTGCTGCCTCCAGGGCGAGTGCGCCCGTTCCGCAGCCAACGTCCAGGACACGCCGTCCCTGTGCGTAGCGTCCTCGGCGCATGACATCTGCCAACAACGAAGTGTCGTTGGCTACCCGATATACCCCGGGAGGTCGCACGAGGAGCACTCCTGCCTGATACCCCTCCCGTTAAGGGTGAAACATCGCGCGTCCGGTACCTCGCGGCGAAATTCAGCGGCGGTGGAATAGGAAGAGGCCGTACTGCCAGCGCTGGTCTATCCAGTGCGTGTGGTGGACGAGGCCGAAGTGGCGCATGTCGTCGATGAAGCGTGCCGGGTCGAACTTCGCGGAAAACCCGACGTTGATCGAATCGCCAACCCGGAACTTCAGCTCCACTCCCAGCGCGTGCAGTTTCGCCCCATGATCCGTCGCGGCGTAGAGATGCCCCTCCACCGTGCGGGTGTGTTCGTTGTAGTGGGCCCGTGCCTGGAAGCGGTCGAGCACGAAATCGCCGTCGAAGCACCGATTGAGGTGTGCCAGGTGGTTGAGCCGGAAGCGCACGAACGCGGAATGGCCCGGCGGATCGTTGTAGCACGGTTCGAGGATGTGGGCCGGTTTGATCAGGTCAGCCGAAACCAGGAAGCGGTCCCCGGATGCGAGTGTGCGGGTGATCTCGGCGAGCAGGGAGTGACGTTCGGTGGGGGTCGTGTTCCCCAGCGTGCTTCCCAGCAGCATCATCGTGACCGGGGCTGACCGTTCTACGCGGATCCATCGAAGCCCCGCTTCGTACCGGCCCCACAACCCTCGCACGGTCACGTCGCGGCAGTCAGCGGCGAGCAAGTCCGCACTGGAAATGAGCATTTCACGACTGACGTCGATGGGCAGGAACGTCGTCCGACGCCGGGCGGCGCACGCGGCGAGGAGACCACGTGTCTTCTTGGCGCTGCCGCTGCCTAGCTCCACGACCCACGGTGTTCCAAGCTCGTCCGCGATCGCGTCAACATGACGCTGTAACAAGCCGTCCTCCACGCGGGTCAGGTAGTAGTCCGGTAGCTTGGTGATCTCCTCGAAGAGCTCCGAACCGAGCGCGTCGTAGCCGAAGTGCGGCGGAATTCGAGGCGGTGACTCGCGCAAACAGTTCACGAGTGCCTCGCTATCGGTCCAGAAACCGGTGTCACCATCTACGGATTCGATCCGAGTGCGGCCTTCCAACTGGTTCACCAACGTTCGTTGCTGGGCGTCTTGGAACTCGCAGCTCGCATGGTTCGCCAAGACTGTGGTTTTTGAGGCTCTTCTGGCCGGCTACCACGTCCTAACCGACGCTCCCTGTTGACTGTGCGGCAGTACAGGTGGTCGGCTCGGCGCTCATTGCATCTTCTATCAGAGTCATATACCGCGTGCTACCCGAAAGACCCACCGAAAACACCTGATCCGCAATAGTGCTGGAGCGCACTCGAGGTGGCTCGCGAAGGCCCGTTCCGCAGAGCCGGTGACTGCGTCCGCCGGACTTGGGCCGAGGTCGGGCTGGTGTTGTTGCAGGCCATCGAGCAGGTCGGCGAGCTCGCCCGGGAGCAGTCAGCCGGCGTCGATGTCAGTTGCCCAGAATCCGCTTCCAGCGCTGCGGAAACGGCGCTGCGCGATCGGCCAAGTCTTTACCACGATCTCCACCGCGACCTCGGACCGCTTGGTCCCCTGCTGCCGCAGGATGGCCAGTGGTGATCACCGCCGACAGCGAGCGGTGAGCCGCCAACGCCGGTGGCCGCGAGTGGTAGCTGAACCAGGACGACGACGCTCCGCTCAGGTGGGTGAGCCCGCCAGGGTGTGGCCGATTGCCAGGGTTGAACTCGTCGGCAGGCGGGTATGGCAGCGGCGATGGCCCGTTCGGCGCACGCACCGATGCTATTGAACGTGGCCTGCTACCCGGACAGCCGGACACGGAAATGATTGGGTCAGGCGATCGGCGCCGAGGCGGGCGGTCCTCCCTCCCCACTCTGGGAGTAGAGGAGGAGTTCCTGCTCGTGGACCCGGAGACTTCGAAACCTGCGGGCAACGGGTTGGCTGTCTCGCGCATTCGGCACGGC is a window of Saccharopolyspora phatthalungensis DNA encoding:
- a CDS encoding DUF2188 domain-containing protein, producing the protein MATRHVAPHPDGGWQVTDPVGHDSPGHTTTQEEAVATAHEQLVRDGGGELVIHGTDGKVRDKRTVPPGHDPYPPPG
- a CDS encoding SRPBCC family protein; this translates as MGSAAHYLEINAPAQRCYDWWRPLTHVPEIFPDVERVEPITGQAGDTHWVVTGPAGKKVEWDARIVEDEPGRKVAWKSMEEGTAKSTTVANAGVVRFDDHGDTTGVEVSLQYDAPGGTAGEVAATLFADPQKKIERALDSFKNLMESAQTGR
- a CDS encoding molybdopterin-dependent oxidoreductase, producing the protein MCRARPLSKHHVSEIASPPGRFGASIPASKARSGEVLLAWAMNHAWLPAVHGAPCPARPVAGAQAGGAPEAPPVRASCGVLVGAR
- a CDS encoding manganese catalase family protein, encoding MFFHVQRMINEIVPDEPDPGAANALQEGLGGQFGEMRTMLQYLFQSFNFRNAEAKPYRDLLHGIGTEEISHVELIATTIARLTDGSPRYQGSPTALDEPAAGGVTPLSNALSQGNIHHFLVGAQGALPVDAVGNPWSGSYVYNSGNLVLDLLYNLMLESTGRLQKCRIYEMSSNRTLRSTVAYLIVRDQAHENAYARALETLGVDWGKVLPIPKTRAERYPEVAALLEQGLENKQYTFDLDHLSEAGKIFREASPSDDDGTLTTAQAPEGVPIEIADPRPEEFAPGLDPALLELVQATAEQELAEADEPWRYGPTS
- a CDS encoding hemerythrin domain-containing protein, whose translation is MSPETRQRGDLIDELVTDHREVEQAFADYERGGLSDEQRRSLVDHIITELVRHSVAEEQYLYPAARQTLPDGAELADHEIAEHAEAEELMKRLEGLNPTDADFDHLTRQLIDEVRHHVEEEERDLFPRLKQACTREQLDELGDKITSAKKVAPTRPHPSAPDRPPANMLLDPGVGLIDRMRDALSHRGR
- the greA gene encoding transcription elongation factor GreA, translated to MVWLTREAYERLQCELHELLAHRPIIAAEIDARRQEGDLRENDAYRAVREEQGNEEARIRQLQQLLRDAKVEERPTAGGVVEPGMVITVRYEDNDTETFLLATRAAGMHGDLEVYSPESPLGHSLLGARKGETREYELPDGRSMRVKLVDAVPYQA
- a CDS encoding iron-containing redox enzyme family protein; translated protein: MTTKTRPKPISGAETPELPGARGPLSAEVLEALRGRLAPALPQYDIEAYGQDLQLALYCLYELHYRGFRGVDPELEWNPTLLALRQELERIFLAALRADVPAGDDVEAELRSLLADAWGITHCLRRDGQLWQLREYVAHRSLYHLKEADPQAWVIPRLSGAAKAALVTIEHDEYGAGAPERMHSHLFSRMMRALGMEDRYGAYLDSVPAETLAEVNLMSMCGLHRDLRGALLGQFATVELTSSPGSDRLVQAMRRLGCSPEATEFYAEHIEADAVHEQLVRRGVLAPLLKAEPELATDVVFGIRASTHLAAKLEALLLDRWAHNQSSLLARHDQEPC
- a CDS encoding CDGSH iron-sulfur domain-containing protein, which translates into the protein MADRFPTRVEITGEGPVLIHGPVELFTPDGRRVRCERAVTALCTCRRSRRYPMCDTSHRRCARSRRREHDDHQDQTETDQRR
- a CDS encoding HemK2/MTQ2 family protein methyltransferase; this translates as MLLVRPPGVYRVANDTSLLADVMRRGRYAQGRRVLDVGCGTGALALEAARAGAASVTAVDLSLRSIAATWLNARAHRISVHVRRGDLFEPVQGKQFDLLLANPPYVPASTSTLPRHRLARCWDAGVDGRQILDRICAGSAQALTSGGMALIVQSEVCNENATAARLAEVGLRAQVVARSIVPFGPVMRARAALLEDRGLLEPGRREEEIVVVEAYRG
- a CDS encoding L-histidine N(alpha)-methyltransferase codes for the protein MNCLRESPPRIPPHFGYDALGSELFEEITKLPDYYLTRVEDGLLQRHVDAIADELGTPWVVELGSGSAKKTRGLLAACAARRRTTFLPIDVSREMLISSADLLAADCRDVTVRGLWGRYEAGLRWIRVERSAPVTMMLLGSTLGNTTPTERHSLLAEITRTLASGDRFLVSADLIKPAHILEPCYNDPPGHSAFVRFRLNHLAHLNRCFDGDFVLDRFQARAHYNEHTRTVEGHLYAATDHGAKLHALGVELKFRVGDSINVGFSAKFDPARFIDDMRHFGLVHHTHWIDQRWQYGLFLFHRR